A portion of the Edaphobacter lichenicola genome contains these proteins:
- a CDS encoding winged helix-turn-helix domain-containing protein: MLLETRDLIRFEGYVVDRSGWTLKWEKEPIALNRKSFDLLVYLIDHRSRVCSKDELLAALWPDQFIEESNLTQQIFLLRKALSRHESGKKIIETVSGRGYRFTVPVEMEQRYAPQERLQQQVVVSSSETVTQITIEEEELEAHGDASAALTLDTRTTRQPLTVPEHSLTTGGPSTETRPRSLGRTVGPPAMRWLVGIAGVLVLLAVYLAMQWDDPARLRVSTYAQITSDGRAKSIGGTDGSRIYFTQLQTGGVAEVSVSGGVEAPVQLGIEDPWSGDVSPDGSTLLIISQAGGQGPANSLWSFRLVGGAIHHLADSVVSSAWSPDGEKTVNASANGDIFVMGRDGSDAHRIASPGGYLKSLAWSPNGKTIRFSKDGLLWEIALDGTNLHQLLPGWGNSPTQWSGEWAQDGRFFFVADGQIWFLPRERSFGSNVPATPIQLTFGPTIWDRPISSSEGKKIFASGRTRRGELVRFDTKSSQFKPFLAGISVEFVVFSNDGKSVAYVSYPEGVLWRANLDGSHPIQLSEPPLHPKSVRWSPNGSQIAFVDRTADGVDAISVIASDGSGKPHRILPQDREAETDPSWSPDGQKIVFSTSPNVGASAQSDLRVFDLATSKATVLPESAGLLVPRWSPDGRFISGMTLDTVSLRLFDLLSGRWTKLDTGAVAFPEWSHDARWIYYVRWTADPSVLRINASDGRREQVADLKGARYTGTYTLWMGLDPADAPMMLRDEGTDDIYSLTLERR, from the coding sequence ATGCTGCTGGAAACCAGGGACCTGATTCGATTCGAAGGCTATGTCGTCGACCGCTCCGGTTGGACACTCAAGTGGGAGAAGGAGCCGATTGCTCTGAATCGTAAAAGTTTTGACCTTCTGGTTTACCTCATCGATCATCGCAGCCGCGTGTGCAGCAAGGATGAATTGCTTGCCGCGCTGTGGCCCGATCAGTTCATCGAGGAGAGCAACCTCACCCAGCAGATCTTCCTGCTGCGCAAGGCTCTGTCACGGCACGAGTCGGGTAAAAAGATCATCGAAACTGTCTCTGGCCGCGGCTACCGGTTCACCGTCCCGGTGGAGATGGAGCAGCGATACGCCCCGCAGGAACGGCTTCAGCAACAGGTCGTGGTCAGCTCCAGTGAAACGGTGACCCAAATCACGATTGAGGAAGAGGAGCTTGAAGCGCACGGCGATGCATCGGCCGCTCTGACGCTCGATACGCGGACAACTCGTCAGCCTCTCACGGTGCCGGAACATTCCTTGACGACGGGAGGGCCGTCCACCGAAACGAGGCCGCGCTCGCTCGGCCGCACCGTTGGTCCGCCTGCTATGCGCTGGCTCGTCGGTATTGCGGGAGTGCTTGTGCTTCTCGCTGTGTATCTTGCGATGCAATGGGATGACCCGGCCCGTCTGCGCGTCTCGACGTACGCACAAATCACATCCGACGGACGCGCCAAATCCATCGGTGGGACCGACGGGAGCAGAATCTATTTCACGCAACTGCAAACTGGAGGCGTTGCGGAGGTTTCGGTCTCTGGCGGCGTGGAGGCACCCGTCCAGCTTGGAATCGAGGATCCGTGGAGTGGCGACGTTTCGCCGGATGGGTCCACTCTGCTGATCATCTCTCAGGCGGGCGGACAAGGACCTGCAAATTCACTGTGGAGTTTTCGCCTGGTTGGGGGCGCTATTCACCACCTTGCAGACTCGGTGGTCTCCTCAGCCTGGTCTCCCGACGGAGAAAAGACAGTTAACGCCTCGGCGAACGGCGATATATTCGTGATGGGACGGGACGGCTCTGACGCACATCGAATCGCCTCACCCGGAGGATATCTGAAGTCCCTGGCATGGTCGCCGAACGGAAAGACGATACGGTTTTCCAAGGACGGCTTGTTGTGGGAGATCGCACTCGACGGAACCAATCTGCACCAGCTCCTCCCCGGATGGGGCAATTCGCCGACCCAATGGAGCGGAGAATGGGCGCAGGATGGACGATTCTTCTTCGTCGCCGACGGCCAGATCTGGTTTCTTCCGCGCGAGCGTAGCTTCGGTTCGAACGTACCAGCAACTCCGATTCAACTCACCTTCGGCCCCACCATTTGGGATCGGCCGATTTCCAGCTCCGAAGGAAAAAAGATCTTTGCATCAGGCCGCACCCGGCGTGGCGAGCTTGTTCGATTCGACACAAAATCCAGCCAGTTCAAGCCTTTTCTTGCCGGCATCTCGGTGGAGTTCGTCGTCTTTTCGAACGACGGCAAATCTGTGGCATATGTCTCTTATCCTGAGGGCGTTCTCTGGCGTGCGAACCTGGACGGCAGTCATCCCATTCAGTTGAGTGAACCTCCCTTGCACCCGAAGTCGGTGCGCTGGTCCCCCAACGGATCTCAGATTGCTTTTGTAGACCGAACAGCAGACGGCGTAGACGCCATCTCCGTCATTGCCTCCGATGGAAGCGGAAAGCCGCATCGCATTTTGCCGCAGGATCGCGAGGCGGAGACGGATCCAAGTTGGTCGCCTGACGGACAGAAGATTGTTTTTTCCACGTCGCCCAATGTCGGCGCAAGCGCCCAGTCTGACCTGCGCGTCTTCGACCTCGCAACCAGCAAGGCCACTGTCCTTCCTGAGTCTGCAGGTCTCCTGGTACCCCGCTGGTCGCCGGATGGCCGTTTCATCTCCGGCATGACACTCGACACGGTGAGTTTGAGACTCTTTGACTTGTTGAGCGGAAGATGGACGAAGCTGGATACTGGCGCCGTTGCTTTTCCCGAATGGTCCCACGACGCCCGGTGGATATATTACGTCCGGTGGACGGCCGATCCGTCGGTCCTGCGCATTAACGCTTCGGACGGGAGACGCGAGCAAGTGGCCGATCTGAAAGGCGCGCGGTACACCGGCACCTATACGCTGTGGATGGGCCTCGACCCAGCCGACGCACCCATGATGCTCCGCGATGAAGGGACCGATGATATCTATTCCCTGACGCTGGAGCGGAGATGA
- a CDS encoding FAD-dependent oxidoreductase produces MNTTVTIIGAGLGGLTLARVLHVHGIRATIYEAEASATVRAQGGMLDIHEHNGQLALKAAGLFDKFIEIIHPGGQQGRALDKEGNVLLDDPDDGTGGRPEVPRGELRRILLESLPADTVQWGHKLIVATPLGGGRHVLTFADGSTVTTELLVGADGAWSKVRPLLSEAKPAYAGITYIETYLYDSDTSHKASAEAVGGGALFAMAPGKGIMAHREPNGVLHTYVALKKPEDWIASTDFSDPMAAVACVAKEFGGWAPELTALITDGETNPVSRPIYALPVEHRWTRVPGVTLLGDAAHLMAPSGEGANLAMYDGAELAKAIAANAEDVEAALLAYETDLFPRSAFEAAEANRMQEVLFGDNSPQSLLDFFSESQPVK; encoded by the coding sequence TTGAACACTACAGTCACAATCATCGGTGCCGGACTCGGTGGCTTGACCCTTGCGCGCGTCCTCCATGTTCACGGCATCAGAGCCACGATCTACGAAGCGGAAGCTTCAGCCACCGTCCGAGCACAAGGCGGCATGCTCGATATTCACGAACACAACGGACAGCTCGCACTCAAGGCGGCGGGCCTCTTCGATAAATTTATTGAGATCATTCACCCTGGTGGTCAGCAAGGGCGCGCGCTCGACAAGGAGGGCAACGTGCTGCTCGATGATCCCGACGACGGCACGGGCGGTCGACCTGAGGTGCCCCGGGGAGAGCTCCGCCGGATTCTGCTTGAATCACTCCCTGCAGACACGGTCCAGTGGGGGCACAAGCTTATCGTTGCGACTCCACTCGGAGGCGGCCGGCACGTCCTGACCTTTGCTGACGGCTCGACTGTGACGACCGAGCTCCTCGTGGGCGCCGACGGCGCTTGGTCGAAAGTTCGCCCACTGCTTTCCGAGGCGAAACCGGCGTATGCCGGCATCACCTATATCGAGACGTATCTGTACGACAGCGACACCAGTCACAAGGCGAGTGCCGAAGCGGTTGGCGGAGGCGCGTTGTTTGCGATGGCGCCGGGAAAAGGCATTATGGCGCACCGTGAGCCCAATGGTGTGCTGCATACGTACGTGGCGTTGAAAAAACCGGAGGATTGGATCGCCAGTACCGACTTCTCCGATCCGATGGCTGCCGTGGCCTGCGTCGCCAAAGAGTTCGGCGGCTGGGCCCCAGAGCTGACTGCGCTCATCACCGACGGTGAGACGAACCCTGTATCTCGCCCTATCTATGCGCTCCCGGTCGAACACCGATGGACCCGAGTTCCCGGTGTGACGCTGCTTGGCGATGCAGCGCACTTGATGGCACCATCGGGAGAAGGGGCCAATCTCGCAATGTACGACGGCGCTGAACTCGCGAAGGCCATCGCCGCGAACGCGGAAGACGTGGAAGCTGCGCTCCTTGCGTATGAGACAGACCTCTTTCCGCGAAGCGCCTTCGAAGCTGCTGAGGCGAACCGGATGCAAGAGGTGCTCTTCGGCGACAACTCGCCTCAGAGCCTGCTGGACTTCTTCTCTGAGAGCCAGCCCGTCAAGTAG
- a CDS encoding FAD-dependent monooxygenase, whose product MSNEHQSAYDVIISGAGPVGLFLACELAMAKCSVLMLEKAENLRSPLKQLPFGLRGLNALSVEALYRRGLLEQLEVPKRLKDPHFNAVQGTRRQVGHFASIPLLSGNIDSSQWRYRLPSSTDTSLISEMQELETVLTRRAEALGVDIRRGFAITDFDQTVEGVTVACDARSFQGQWLVGCDGARSVVRKVGGFEFHGTEPEFTGYSAHVDLIDPEKLKPGRNMTPTGMYLQSQPGYLMIQDFDGGAFHSSDKLVTLEHVQEVLRRISNTDVTISALHIATTWTDRARQATTYRNGQVLLAGDAAHIHAPLGGQGLNLGLGDAMNLGWKLAANIRSSRSNEKAPEGLLNSYYAERHPIGAKVLDWSRAQAAIMKPNPGARALNAVMRDLMETRDGATYIAGRVWGVTTHYDLRGDHPLVGHSVPNFEFEDGARIGEFMRDGQGVLLDFDSSPSLKTLANEYNDQLKYVSGRAKEQLGLSAVLIRPDGFVAWASESEPSEQSIRQAADLWFARKETI is encoded by the coding sequence TTGAGTAACGAGCATCAATCGGCTTACGACGTGATCATCTCCGGGGCTGGCCCGGTAGGACTTTTTCTTGCCTGTGAACTGGCCATGGCGAAATGTTCCGTCCTAATGCTGGAAAAGGCAGAGAATCTCCGCTCGCCACTGAAACAACTTCCATTCGGGCTGCGGGGCCTCAATGCGCTCTCCGTTGAAGCGCTGTACCGCCGTGGGTTGCTGGAACAGCTTGAGGTGCCAAAACGCCTGAAAGACCCGCACTTCAATGCCGTACAAGGAACACGTCGTCAGGTCGGGCACTTCGCAAGCATCCCATTGCTTTCCGGCAATATCGACTCCTCCCAGTGGAGGTATCGCCTCCCAAGTTCTACCGACACCAGTTTGATCTCTGAAATGCAGGAGCTTGAAACAGTGCTGACCCGCCGTGCGGAAGCCTTGGGTGTAGACATCAGGCGCGGGTTTGCCATCACTGACTTCGATCAAACCGTCGAGGGAGTCACTGTTGCCTGTGATGCCCGATCCTTTCAAGGTCAATGGCTTGTGGGTTGTGATGGAGCTCGTAGTGTTGTTCGCAAGGTGGGCGGTTTTGAATTCCACGGCACAGAGCCCGAATTTACCGGATACTCTGCTCACGTTGACCTCATCGATCCGGAAAAGCTGAAACCAGGCCGAAACATGACACCAACAGGCATGTACCTGCAGTCGCAGCCTGGTTATCTAATGATCCAGGACTTTGATGGCGGGGCATTTCATAGTTCAGACAAGCTGGTCACGCTGGAACACGTACAAGAGGTGTTGCGCCGCATCTCGAATACCGACGTCACCATCAGTGCTCTGCATATCGCAACCACGTGGACCGACCGGGCACGGCAGGCCACAACCTACCGCAACGGACAAGTCCTTTTAGCCGGCGATGCCGCGCATATTCACGCGCCGTTAGGAGGCCAGGGACTTAACCTTGGGCTAGGCGATGCCATGAACCTTGGCTGGAAGCTCGCCGCAAACATCCGATCATCGAGGAGCAACGAGAAAGCTCCGGAAGGTCTGTTGAATAGTTACTACGCCGAACGACATCCGATCGGTGCAAAGGTCTTGGATTGGTCACGCGCCCAGGCTGCAATCATGAAACCCAACCCTGGTGCCCGCGCGCTGAACGCAGTTATGCGTGACCTGATGGAGACGCGCGATGGTGCCACCTACATTGCAGGACGAGTGTGGGGTGTCACCACACACTACGATCTCCGTGGCGACCACCCATTAGTGGGCCACAGCGTCCCTAACTTTGAGTTCGAAGACGGTGCAAGAATTGGCGAGTTCATGCGCGATGGCCAGGGAGTGCTGCTCGACTTCGATAGCAGTCCTTCACTCAAGACCTTAGCGAATGAATACAACGATCAGTTGAAGTACGTTTCAGGCCGGGCGAAAGAACAACTCGGCTTGAGTGCTGTACTGATACGTCCGGATGGTTTTGTCGCTTGGGCTTCTGAAAGCGAACCGAGCGAACAATCCATCAGACAAGCGGCCGATCTTTGGTTTGCTCGTAAGGAGACAATTTGA
- a CDS encoding TetR/AcrR family transcriptional regulator produces the protein MAKRAHSAKRREESLSRERIVEASIELLDSSGEEGLTFRALSERLATGPGAIYWHIANKSDLLTAACDAVIARTINETVVTAPEATIRAVALGVFDVIDEHPWVGSVLTSASGLSPIVRILEPIGQQIRALGVPDEEQWAAVGALMAYILGVSRQNAANGQLARTRGLDRSEFLEAVSTAWSHLDPEEYPFARSIAGQIRDHDDRVDFLAGIDLILKGIDSPRRRSRPQHKYVPGTL, from the coding sequence ATGGCCAAAAGAGCACATAGCGCCAAGCGACGCGAAGAATCGCTCTCTCGAGAACGCATCGTTGAAGCGTCGATCGAGCTGTTAGATAGCAGCGGAGAAGAGGGTCTGACGTTCCGCGCGCTGTCCGAACGGCTCGCCACCGGTCCCGGTGCAATTTACTGGCACATCGCTAACAAAAGCGACCTACTGACCGCCGCCTGCGACGCCGTGATCGCGCGCACCATCAACGAGACCGTTGTCACGGCACCGGAGGCAACGATTCGCGCTGTCGCGCTCGGCGTGTTCGACGTGATCGACGAGCATCCATGGGTGGGTTCGGTGCTCACAAGCGCCTCGGGGCTGTCGCCCATCGTGCGCATTCTCGAACCCATAGGCCAGCAGATTCGCGCTCTTGGCGTGCCGGACGAGGAACAGTGGGCGGCCGTGGGCGCGTTGATGGCTTACATCCTTGGCGTCAGCAGACAGAATGCGGCCAACGGGCAGCTCGCTCGGACGCGGGGTCTTGATCGATCCGAATTCTTGGAGGCTGTGTCGACCGCCTGGTCGCATCTCGATCCGGAGGAGTACCCGTTTGCCCGAAGCATAGCCGGACAGATACGAGATCACGACGACCGCGTGGATTTTCTTGCCGGGATCGATCTCATTCTCAAAGGCATCGACTCACCGCGGCGTCGGTCACGCCCTCAACACAAATATGTGCCTGGCACCTTGTAG
- a CDS encoding SDR family NAD(P)-dependent oxidoreductase, translating into MANKVWFITGASRGFGRIWAEAALERGDIVAATSRKLSDVADLTERFGDRVLPLALDVNDTEQVKKAVAAAHGHFGRLDVVLNNAGYSLVGTVEEVREADVRALFDTNLLGTLRVIQAALPILREQRSGHIVGVSSVLGLIGIPLLGLYSASKWAFESLHEALAQEVKPFGIKVTILEPGAYATDFGSAASVKVSTGLEPYAALRQHVVSMISNMDQGDPRATPDAVLAVIDAEAPPLRFFVGSTGLPRVRDAYQARLGLWEQWANLSNSAQGQPTKGVVSL; encoded by the coding sequence ATGGCAAACAAGGTTTGGTTTATCACCGGAGCTTCTCGTGGTTTTGGCCGTATCTGGGCAGAAGCCGCTCTGGAGCGCGGCGACATCGTCGCCGCTACTTCCCGCAAACTCTCCGACGTAGCGGATCTCACCGAGCGCTTTGGTGATCGAGTCCTCCCGCTCGCTCTTGATGTCAACGATACAGAGCAGGTCAAAAAGGCGGTTGCGGCCGCACACGGCCACTTCGGTCGCCTCGACGTTGTTTTGAACAACGCAGGCTACTCCCTTGTCGGCACCGTCGAGGAGGTCCGCGAGGCGGATGTGCGTGCCCTCTTTGACACGAATCTCCTCGGGACACTCCGTGTCATCCAAGCGGCGCTTCCTATCTTGCGCGAACAACGCAGCGGCCATATCGTTGGGGTCTCCAGCGTTCTCGGCTTGATAGGCATTCCGCTGCTCGGCCTATACAGCGCCTCCAAATGGGCTTTCGAGTCTCTCCACGAGGCCCTCGCACAAGAGGTCAAGCCGTTTGGCATCAAGGTCACAATCCTCGAACCCGGCGCGTATGCAACCGACTTCGGTAGCGCCGCTTCGGTGAAGGTTTCTACCGGCCTTGAGCCCTACGCCGCGCTACGTCAGCATGTGGTCTCCATGATCTCCAACATGGACCAGGGAGATCCACGCGCTACTCCGGATGCGGTTCTCGCGGTCATCGACGCTGAAGCCCCGCCGCTGCGTTTCTTCGTCGGCAGCACCGGCCTGCCCCGTGTGCGTGACGCCTATCAGGCGCGGCTGGGGCTATGGGAGCAATGGGCCAACCTTTCAAACTCCGCACAGGGGCAGCCAACAAAAGGAGTCGTCTCTCTCTAA
- a CDS encoding SDR family oxidoreductase, whose amino-acid sequence MRVFVTGATGFIGTELVKELIEVGHQVRGLTRSDAGVEQLKAVGAEVHRGDLTDLDSLRTGAKGMDAVVHLAFSHDFSKFAQNAEDEKKAIEALGSMLEPGKLFVVTSGVGLTSGAPGHVRTEKDLPVDSPAIPRRPEQAAQAIAQKGVHVAIVRLPQVHDTRKQGLVPLLTQTAREKGVSAYVGDGGNRWAAAPLKDVAHLYRLAVEKTGPGVTVYNAVQEEGVSAREIAETIGNGLKVPAVSITPEMAGEHFGWFAHFAALDMPASSEWTRKALGWEPTGPGLIEDLTNMKYF is encoded by the coding sequence ATGCGTGTATTCGTAACGGGAGCGACGGGATTCATCGGAACGGAATTGGTAAAGGAGTTGATCGAGGTGGGGCACCAAGTGCGCGGGCTTACGCGCAGTGATGCCGGCGTGGAGCAGTTGAAGGCTGTTGGGGCGGAGGTGCATCGCGGCGACCTTACAGATCTTGACAGCCTGCGCACCGGCGCGAAGGGAATGGATGCGGTGGTGCATCTGGCGTTCAGCCATGACTTTTCGAAGTTTGCGCAAAATGCGGAGGACGAGAAGAAGGCAATTGAGGCGCTGGGCTCAATGCTGGAGCCAGGCAAGCTGTTTGTGGTGACCTCGGGGGTAGGATTGACGAGCGGAGCTCCCGGCCACGTGCGCACGGAGAAGGACCTTCCGGTGGACTCGCCGGCGATTCCGCGCAGGCCTGAACAGGCGGCGCAGGCTATAGCGCAGAAGGGTGTGCATGTAGCCATTGTGCGGCTGCCGCAAGTCCATGACACGCGCAAACAGGGTCTGGTGCCACTGCTGACACAAACGGCTCGCGAGAAGGGTGTGTCGGCGTATGTGGGTGACGGAGGAAATCGCTGGGCCGCGGCTCCGCTGAAGGACGTAGCGCACCTCTACCGTCTGGCGGTCGAGAAGACGGGACCAGGCGTGACGGTCTACAACGCGGTGCAGGAAGAAGGCGTTTCGGCGCGGGAAATAGCAGAGACAATCGGCAACGGTCTGAAGGTGCCGGCGGTTTCGATTACTCCCGAGATGGCCGGCGAGCACTTTGGATGGTTTGCGCACTTCGCGGCGTTGGATATGCCAGCTTCAAGTGAGTGGACGCGCAAAGCGCTGGGGTGGGAGCCGACTGGGCCTGGGTTGATTGAGGATCTGACAAATATGAAGTATTTCTGA
- a CDS encoding TetR/AcrR family transcriptional regulator, translating into MPKKKLLSPPPSRKPRSDAKRNRERILEVAKEVFTRDGAAASLDDIARRSGVGNATLYRHFSTRDALIEAVYRSEVEKLAAAEQRFATTLRPLEALRAWMLLFIDHVAAKTLIIPVMDTVAGGSMRLIEGSRSVIHAAFATSVKRAIASGELRADTDPNDFLRALVGVFHTTASPGWEQSARRLVNILIAGSRPTNT; encoded by the coding sequence ATGCCGAAAAAGAAACTTCTATCACCCCCGCCTTCCCGCAAGCCCCGCTCCGATGCGAAGCGTAATCGTGAACGCATCCTTGAGGTAGCCAAGGAGGTCTTCACCCGCGATGGCGCAGCTGCGAGCCTTGACGATATCGCACGCAGATCCGGCGTCGGAAACGCCACTCTCTATCGCCACTTCTCAACTCGCGACGCCCTCATCGAGGCCGTCTACCGCAGCGAAGTCGAAAAGCTTGCCGCAGCGGAGCAGCGTTTCGCCACTACCCTGCGACCACTTGAAGCGCTTCGCGCCTGGATGCTTCTCTTCATCGACCATGTGGCCGCGAAAACGCTCATCATCCCTGTGATGGACACCGTCGCGGGCGGCTCGATGCGACTGATCGAAGGCTCGCGCAGTGTTATTCACGCTGCCTTCGCCACGTCGGTCAAACGCGCCATCGCTAGCGGCGAACTGCGCGCGGATACCGATCCTAACGACTTCCTCCGCGCGCTTGTCGGCGTCTTCCACACCACGGCTTCGCCTGGCTGGGAGCAAAGCGCCCGCCGTCTCGTCAACATACTCATCGCCGGTTCGCGCCCAACGAACACCTAA
- a CDS encoding PAS domain-containing sensor histidine kinase: MPILQTGEQLQHWQALLDSAGEGIWGLDLEGNCTFVNRMAVHIFGFASEELVGSNMHELVHHHYPDGRHFPGSECPIYDVVRRNKVLRQITDTMFRKDGSSFVAEISAQPVIADSRVVGVVVTFREVTELRKQQEDLRKAYELADQKTAELDAVIESMPHGVYIATPDARIRSNHVAKMMSGGEFPRELKTLENALAGEWSTETVRTSDRWIRSVAAPILLNGKILGGVAVNTDVTQARLQDEALMKSEKLAAVGQLASSIAHEINNPLESITNLLYLIRQSTSMEDVQHYAALAQGELARVTEITLQTLRFNRQHSKPVELDIADLMRTVMALYTGRILVRNIDSDVKLKAAPRVMAFEGEIRQVINNLIRNSLDAMSSGGRLMIRLHRERDSRSGADGVRLTIADTGEGISPKMQEHLFEAFQTTKELTGTGLGLWVSKGIIEKHGGRIRVRTRRGEGHGTVFSVWLPVKASSSLAAQVS, encoded by the coding sequence ATGCCAATATTACAAACCGGCGAGCAACTGCAGCATTGGCAAGCATTGCTTGATTCAGCCGGTGAAGGCATCTGGGGGCTTGATCTTGAGGGAAACTGCACGTTTGTCAACCGAATGGCGGTGCACATTTTTGGCTTTGCCAGCGAGGAGTTGGTAGGAAGCAACATGCACGAACTTGTGCATCATCATTATCCGGATGGCCGCCACTTTCCCGGCTCCGAGTGTCCGATCTACGACGTGGTACGAAGAAACAAAGTCTTGCGTCAGATAACGGACACAATGTTCCGAAAAGATGGGAGTTCGTTTGTCGCGGAGATCTCGGCGCAGCCGGTGATCGCGGACAGCAGAGTCGTGGGGGTGGTGGTCACGTTTCGGGAGGTGACGGAACTTAGGAAACAACAGGAAGATCTGAGGAAGGCTTATGAGCTGGCGGACCAGAAGACGGCGGAGCTGGACGCGGTAATAGAGAGTATGCCGCACGGTGTGTATATTGCCACGCCGGACGCCAGGATCCGATCGAACCACGTTGCGAAGATGATGAGCGGTGGGGAATTTCCGCGTGAGTTGAAGACGCTGGAGAACGCTCTGGCGGGCGAGTGGTCGACCGAGACGGTGCGGACCTCCGACAGATGGATTCGTAGTGTCGCCGCTCCGATTCTGTTGAACGGGAAGATCCTCGGCGGCGTCGCAGTGAATACGGATGTGACGCAGGCCAGATTACAAGACGAAGCATTGATGAAGTCCGAGAAGCTGGCTGCGGTGGGACAACTTGCTTCTTCGATTGCGCACGAGATTAATAATCCGTTGGAGTCGATTACGAATTTGTTGTATTTGATTCGGCAATCAACGTCGATGGAGGACGTGCAGCATTATGCAGCGCTGGCGCAGGGGGAACTGGCCCGGGTCACAGAGATCACGTTACAGACCTTGCGGTTTAATCGACAGCACAGCAAGCCAGTTGAGTTGGACATAGCCGACCTAATGAGAACGGTGATGGCTCTCTATACAGGCCGAATCCTGGTTAGAAACATCGATAGTGACGTAAAGCTGAAGGCGGCTCCGCGAGTTATGGCGTTCGAGGGAGAGATTCGCCAGGTGATTAATAATTTGATACGAAACTCTCTCGACGCCATGAGTAGTGGAGGAAGGCTGATGATAAGGCTCCATCGAGAACGAGACAGTCGCAGTGGGGCTGACGGTGTTCGGCTGACGATTGCGGATACGGGTGAGGGAATTAGTCCGAAGATGCAGGAGCATCTCTTTGAAGCGTTCCAGACAACAAAAGAGTTGACTGGAACCGGGCTTGGGCTTTGGGTGAGTAAAGGGATTATAGAAAAGCATGGGGGGCGCATTCGGGTAAGAACACGAAGAGGGGAAGGGCATGGAACAGTGTTCTCGGTATGGTTGCCCGTAAAGGCTAGTTCTAGCTTGGCGGCTCAGGTAAGTTGA